One region of Kytococcus sedentarius DSM 20547 genomic DNA includes:
- a CDS encoding TetR/AcrR family transcriptional regulator, with protein MPTDPMPRPAGAPPPTQVRLAEAAIRVIAQQGFDVVSVRTVAAESGLSAGTVQYHHPTRQDLLVAALTRSAERQAARVETAVRADPATSESFRRALLVALRELLPLEGERHEDAAAWVSFGAAASTRQWLADLYWVVLQQMRDGVRTLLENAQAAGRLREGLNPEEATRVVTALVNGLTLDVLNAPAPERDRAEQALDLGLSLVLTD; from the coding sequence ATGCCGACCGACCCGATGCCGCGGCCCGCCGGGGCCCCGCCACCCACCCAGGTGCGCCTGGCCGAGGCGGCGATCCGCGTCATCGCCCAGCAGGGGTTCGATGTGGTGAGCGTGCGCACGGTGGCGGCCGAGTCCGGGCTCTCGGCCGGCACGGTCCAGTACCACCACCCGACCCGGCAGGACCTGCTCGTCGCGGCCCTGACCCGCTCCGCCGAACGGCAGGCCGCCCGCGTGGAGACCGCCGTCCGCGCTGACCCCGCCACGTCGGAGTCCTTCCGCCGGGCCCTGCTGGTGGCCCTGCGCGAGCTCCTCCCGCTCGAGGGGGAACGCCACGAGGACGCCGCGGCCTGGGTGAGCTTCGGGGCGGCAGCCTCGACCCGCCAGTGGTTGGCCGACCTCTACTGGGTCGTGCTGCAGCAGATGCGCGATGGGGTGCGGACCCTCCTCGAGAACGCACAGGCCGCCGGCCGGCTCCGTGAGGGGCTGAACCCGGAGGAGGCGACGCGGGTGGTGACGGCGTTGGTCAACGGGTTGACCCTCGACGTCCTGAACGCCCCTGCGCCAGAGCGCGACCGGGCGGAGCAGGCGCTGGACCTCGGCCTGTCGCTGGTCCTGACCGACTGA
- a CDS encoding zinc-binding dehydrogenase, which produces MNTATATASADLPATMLAAVWQGDSPKLTVEEIPVPQPQEGEALVRVTACGVCHTDLHVLKGEVAFPGPAVVGHEISGTIAQVGPGVEGLATGDRVVGAFVMPCGHCRHCERGRDDMCETFFAENRLKGNLLDGTSRLTRPDGSRLSMYSMGGMAEFAVVPVTALTALDEALPMDSSCVLGCAGFTAYGALAASGLQAGESMAVVAVGGVGSSIVQMGKHLGASAVVALDVTDEKLAGARVLGATHTVNTAATDDPAAAVREAVPGGVDVVFEALGRPETFELSQSLLADGGRMVAVGIAAGDATARVPITQLVRRGHTIRGSFGARTRKDLPAVVALAAEGGFDVAGAVTRTYGLDEVDRAYRDLAEGRITGRAIVVMGR; this is translated from the coding sequence ATGAACACCGCCACCGCCACCGCATCCGCCGACCTGCCGGCCACCATGCTCGCCGCCGTCTGGCAGGGCGACTCGCCGAAGCTCACCGTGGAGGAGATCCCCGTCCCGCAGCCGCAGGAGGGCGAGGCGCTGGTCCGCGTCACCGCCTGCGGCGTCTGCCACACCGACCTGCACGTGCTCAAGGGCGAGGTCGCCTTCCCCGGCCCGGCCGTGGTCGGCCACGAGATCAGCGGCACGATCGCGCAGGTGGGCCCGGGGGTCGAGGGGCTGGCGACGGGCGACCGCGTCGTCGGCGCCTTCGTCATGCCGTGCGGCCACTGCCGCCACTGCGAGCGCGGCCGCGACGACATGTGCGAGACCTTCTTCGCCGAGAACCGCCTCAAGGGGAACCTGCTGGACGGCACCAGCCGCCTCACCCGCCCGGACGGCTCGCGGCTGTCCATGTACTCGATGGGGGGCATGGCCGAATTCGCGGTCGTGCCAGTCACGGCCCTCACGGCGCTGGACGAGGCACTGCCCATGGATAGCTCGTGCGTGCTGGGCTGCGCCGGCTTCACGGCCTACGGGGCGCTCGCCGCATCGGGCCTGCAGGCCGGGGAGTCGATGGCGGTGGTCGCCGTCGGCGGGGTGGGCTCCAGCATCGTGCAGATGGGCAAGCACCTGGGCGCGAGCGCGGTGGTGGCCCTGGACGTCACGGACGAGAAGCTGGCCGGCGCCCGGGTACTGGGCGCCACGCACACGGTCAACACGGCAGCGACTGACGACCCCGCGGCCGCCGTGCGTGAGGCGGTGCCCGGCGGCGTGGACGTGGTCTTCGAGGCGCTCGGCCGGCCGGAGACCTTCGAGCTCTCGCAGTCGCTGCTGGCCGACGGCGGCCGCATGGTGGCCGTCGGCATCGCCGCCGGGGACGCCACCGCGCGCGTGCCGATCACGCAGCTGGTGCGCCGTGGCCACACCATCCGGGGCTCGTTCGGAGCCCGCACCCGCAAGGACCTCCCCGCGGTGGTCGCCCTGGCCGCCGAGGGCGGGTTCGACGTTGCCGGCGCCGTGACGCGCACCTATGGCCTCGATGAGGTGGACCGCGCCTACCGCGACCTCGCCGAGGGGCGCATCACCGGCCGCGCGATCGTGGTGATGGGGCGATGA
- a CDS encoding CoA transferase: MTRAPIRWWAGPLDAEGLAWSSVTAARDATGELCRARGLTVEVGTRPALVASAFAAIEHLRVHGREAQGWAPLSGFFPTAEGWVRLHGNYPHHAAAITRATGAGTREELTDALAERTALEVEDDITAEHGIAVAVRTSEQWQAHPHGASTANEPWVLPEPGGERAPLSPDPAAPMAGVRVLDLTRVIAGPTCSQLLACLGADVLRIDPPGRPELLDQHLSNGMGKRSAELDLPADGEAVRALLPRADVVLVGYRPGSMARFGLDPGTLAAEHPHLVVASLSAWGESGPWAQRPGFDSIVQAATGIAVRCGDGERPGALPVQALDHSTGYVMAAEVLRHLARARAGIVRVSLLGAARTLLAAPAPADEPLEDLPAERVEVDSPHGHLGTTPPPLTLDGATIERPVSGYGAAMPEWVG, translated from the coding sequence ATGACCCGCGCTCCGATCCGATGGTGGGCCGGCCCCCTCGACGCCGAGGGCCTGGCGTGGTCGTCAGTCACCGCCGCCCGCGACGCCACGGGGGAGCTGTGCCGGGCCCGCGGGCTGACGGTGGAGGTCGGCACCCGGCCCGCGCTCGTGGCCAGCGCGTTCGCCGCCATCGAGCACCTGCGCGTGCACGGGCGGGAGGCCCAGGGGTGGGCACCGCTCTCGGGCTTCTTCCCCACCGCCGAGGGATGGGTGCGCCTGCACGGCAACTACCCGCACCACGCCGCGGCGATCACCCGGGCCACCGGCGCCGGCACCCGTGAGGAGCTCACCGACGCCCTGGCCGAGCGCACCGCCCTCGAGGTGGAGGACGACATCACCGCCGAGCACGGCATCGCGGTGGCCGTGCGCACCTCCGAGCAGTGGCAGGCCCACCCGCACGGGGCGTCCACGGCCAACGAGCCGTGGGTTCTGCCCGAACCGGGCGGCGAGCGTGCGCCGCTGTCCCCCGACCCGGCTGCACCAATGGCCGGGGTGCGCGTGCTCGACCTCACCCGCGTCATCGCCGGCCCCACCTGCTCCCAGCTGCTGGCCTGCCTGGGAGCCGACGTGCTCCGCATCGACCCGCCGGGGCGCCCCGAGCTGCTGGACCAGCACCTCTCCAACGGTATGGGCAAGCGCTCGGCGGAGCTCGACCTACCGGCCGACGGCGAGGCGGTGAGGGCGCTGCTCCCCCGGGCCGATGTGGTACTCGTGGGCTACCGCCCCGGCTCGATGGCGCGCTTCGGGCTCGACCCGGGCACGCTGGCGGCGGAGCACCCGCACCTGGTGGTCGCGTCGCTCTCCGCGTGGGGCGAATCGGGCCCGTGGGCGCAGCGCCCGGGGTTCGACTCCATCGTCCAGGCGGCCACCGGCATCGCGGTCCGGTGCGGGGACGGCGAGCGCCCGGGCGCGCTGCCGGTGCAGGCCCTCGACCACTCCACCGGCTACGTGATGGCCGCGGAGGTGCTGCGGCACCTGGCCCGGGCGCGTGCCGGCATCGTGCGGGTCAGTCTGCTCGGCGCTGCCCGCACCCTGCTGGCCGCACCGGCTCCTGCCGACGAGCCCCTCGAGGACCTGCCCGCCGAGCGGGTGGAGGTCGACTCACCGCACGGGCACCTGGGGACGACCCCGCCCCCGCTCACCCTCGACGGCGCGACGATCGAGCGCCCCGTCAGCGGCTACGGCGCCGCGATGCCGGAGTGGGTGGGCTGA
- a CDS encoding ISL3 family transposase, which translates to MSDATFHCPDLTTFCRLDELGLVVVGQRLAPDRAVLECRVATRGDDAFCHGCGAEGVVRDTVSRSLAHEPFGWRPTTLLIRVRRYRCATCLRVWRQDTTAAAEPRAKLSRAAVRWALVALVAQHLTVARIAEALDVSWDTANDAVLAEGRRLLIDDPARFDGARVIGVDEHVWRHTRRGDKYVTVIIDLTPIRDGTGPARLLDMVEGRSKSAFKTWLAARPKTWRDGVEVVAMDGFTGFKTAAAEELPDATAVMDPFHVVRLAGDALDRCRRRVQLDLHGHRGRAKDPLYRARRTLHTGADLLTDKQKTRLEALFAADEHIEVEVTWGIYQRMITAYRHPDRSQGRTLMTAVIDSLARGVPAALSELVTLGRTLTKRAADVLAFFDLPGTSNGPTEAINGRLEHLRGSALGFRNLTHYIARSLLEAGGFRPRLHPQIG; encoded by the coding sequence GTGAGCGACGCTACCTTCCACTGCCCTGACCTGACCACGTTCTGCCGCCTGGACGAGCTCGGCCTCGTCGTGGTCGGGCAGCGCCTGGCGCCCGACCGTGCGGTGCTGGAGTGCCGCGTCGCGACGCGCGGTGACGACGCGTTCTGCCACGGGTGCGGAGCCGAGGGCGTCGTGCGTGACACGGTCTCGCGGTCGCTGGCGCACGAGCCCTTCGGATGGCGGCCGACGACGCTGCTGATCAGGGTGCGTCGCTACCGCTGCGCGACCTGCCTTCGGGTGTGGCGCCAGGACACCACGGCCGCAGCCGAGCCACGGGCGAAGCTCTCACGGGCAGCGGTGCGCTGGGCCTTGGTCGCCCTGGTGGCCCAGCATCTGACGGTCGCCAGGATCGCCGAAGCTCTTGACGTGTCGTGGGACACGGCGAACGACGCCGTCCTGGCCGAAGGTCGCCGGTTGCTGATCGACGACCCCGCCCGGTTCGACGGCGCCCGCGTGATCGGCGTCGATGAGCACGTGTGGCGGCACACCCGCCGTGGGGACAAGTACGTCACCGTCATCATCGACCTGACCCCGATCCGTGACGGCACCGGACCGGCCCGTCTTCTGGACATGGTCGAAGGCCGGTCCAAGAGCGCGTTCAAGACCTGGCTCGCCGCCCGCCCGAAGACCTGGCGCGACGGCGTGGAGGTGGTCGCGATGGACGGGTTCACCGGCTTCAAGACCGCTGCTGCCGAGGAGCTGCCCGACGCGACCGCAGTGATGGACCCCTTCCACGTGGTGAGGTTGGCCGGTGACGCCCTGGACCGCTGCAGGCGCAGGGTCCAGCTCGATCTGCACGGCCACCGCGGCCGCGCCAAGGATCCGCTCTACCGCGCCCGGCGGACCCTGCACACCGGCGCCGACCTGCTCACCGACAAGCAGAAGACCCGGCTGGAAGCGCTGTTCGCCGCCGACGAACACATCGAGGTCGAAGTGACCTGGGGCATCTACCAGCGCATGATCACCGCCTACCGCCACCCCGACCGCTCCCAGGGCCGGACTCTCATGACCGCGGTGATCGACTCCCTGGCACGCGGCGTCCCGGCCGCGCTGAGCGAACTTGTCACGCTTGGACGGACCCTCACCAAGCGCGCCGCGGACGTGTTGGCGTTCTTCGACCTGCCCGGCACCAGCAACGGCCCCACCGAGGCCATCAACGGCCGTCTCGAACACCTGCGCGGCTCCGCCCTGGGCTTCCGGAACCTGACCCACTACATCGCCAGGAGCCTCCTCGAAGCCGGCGGCTTCAGACCACGACTACACCCTCAGATCGGATGA
- a CDS encoding heavy metal-responsive transcriptional regulator, whose product MRIGELAERAGTTAKTLRFYEEQGLLPPAERTPSGYRDYAPETAARIDFVHRGQAAGLTLAQIRQILDIRDGGAAPCEHVRDLLDARLAEIEQQIAQLTALRDTIAELRHDAAQPDPDSCSADQVCRYL is encoded by the coding sequence ATGCGCATCGGGGAACTCGCCGAGCGGGCGGGAACGACGGCGAAGACGCTGCGGTTCTACGAGGAGCAGGGCCTGCTGCCCCCGGCCGAGCGCACGCCGTCCGGATACCGCGACTACGCGCCCGAGACGGCCGCCCGGATCGACTTCGTCCACCGCGGCCAGGCCGCGGGCCTCACCCTCGCCCAGATCCGCCAGATCCTCGACATCCGCGACGGCGGCGCTGCTCCCTGCGAGCACGTGCGCGATCTCCTCGACGCGCGCCTCGCCGAGATCGAGCAGCAGATCGCCCAGCTCACAGCGCTCCGAGACACCATCGCCGAGCTCAGGCACGACGCCGCGCAGCCCGACCCCGACTCGTGCAGCGCGGACCAGGTCTGCCGGTACCTGTAG
- the merA gene encoding mercury(II) reductase: MPTKYDLAIIGSGGGAFAAAIRATTLGKSVVMIERGTLGGTCVNTGCVPSKALIAAADARHSAADAADRFPGIATTAGPVDMPALIAGKQALVESLRGEKYADVADSYGWAVRRGDAAFAGTPDAPVLQVAGDDGSTETIEAGHYLVATGSRPWAPPIDGLDQTGYLTSTTAMELTELPESLLVLGGGYVALEQAQLFARLGSQVTVLVRSRLASKEEPEVSRTLQEVFADEGIRVVRRALPTRVSRDAATGQAVVTADVAGGREEFRADQVLVALGRRPATDGLGLDRVGVKTGDLGEVVVSDRMQSSHPRIWAAGDVTGHPEFVYVAAHHGTLVAENAFADADRAVDYARLPRVTFTGPAIGAVGMTEKDVVAAGIRCDCRVLPLHHVPRALVNRDTRGFVKIVVDADTGKILGITAVAKDAGELAAAGVHVLGKTVAEVADAWAPYLTMAEGIRIAAKAFTTDPSLLSCCA, translated from the coding sequence ATGCCCACGAAGTACGACCTCGCCATCATCGGATCGGGCGGTGGTGCGTTCGCCGCCGCGATCCGCGCGACCACGCTCGGCAAGTCGGTGGTGATGATCGAGCGCGGGACGCTCGGTGGCACCTGCGTGAACACCGGCTGCGTGCCGTCGAAGGCCCTGATCGCCGCGGCCGACGCACGGCACTCCGCGGCCGACGCCGCCGACCGGTTCCCGGGGATCGCGACGACGGCGGGGCCAGTGGACATGCCCGCCCTGATCGCCGGGAAGCAGGCGCTGGTCGAGTCGCTGCGGGGCGAGAAGTACGCCGACGTCGCCGACTCCTACGGTTGGGCCGTCCGCCGCGGCGACGCCGCGTTCGCCGGCACCCCCGACGCACCGGTCCTCCAGGTCGCTGGGGACGACGGGAGCACCGAGACGATCGAGGCCGGGCACTACCTGGTCGCGACCGGCTCTCGGCCGTGGGCCCCGCCGATCGACGGCCTGGACCAGACCGGGTACCTGACCTCGACCACGGCGATGGAGCTGACCGAACTCCCTGAGTCCCTGCTCGTGCTCGGCGGCGGCTACGTCGCCCTGGAGCAGGCGCAGCTGTTCGCCCGGCTCGGCTCCCAGGTCACCGTGCTGGTCCGGTCCCGGCTCGCGTCGAAGGAGGAGCCGGAGGTGTCCAGGACGCTGCAGGAGGTGTTCGCCGACGAGGGCATCCGGGTGGTCCGCCGCGCGCTGCCGACGCGGGTGTCCCGCGACGCCGCGACCGGGCAGGCCGTCGTCACCGCGGACGTCGCCGGCGGCCGGGAGGAGTTCCGCGCCGACCAGGTGCTCGTCGCCCTCGGACGACGACCGGCCACCGATGGGCTCGGCCTCGACAGGGTCGGGGTCAAGACCGGGGACCTCGGCGAGGTGGTCGTCTCCGACCGGATGCAGTCCTCCCACCCGCGGATCTGGGCCGCGGGCGACGTGACCGGCCACCCCGAGTTCGTCTACGTCGCCGCCCACCACGGCACCCTCGTCGCCGAGAACGCGTTCGCCGACGCCGATCGGGCCGTGGACTACGCCCGACTGCCGAGGGTGACGTTCACCGGCCCGGCGATCGGCGCGGTCGGGATGACCGAGAAGGACGTCGTCGCCGCCGGGATCCGCTGCGACTGCCGCGTCCTGCCCCTGCACCACGTGCCCCGCGCACTGGTCAACCGCGACACCCGCGGCTTCGTCAAGATCGTCGTGGACGCCGACACCGGGAAGATCCTCGGCATCACCGCCGTCGCCAAGGACGCCGGCGAGCTCGCCGCCGCCGGGGTCCACGTGCTCGGCAAGACGGTCGCCGAGGTCGCCGACGCCTGGGCCCCCTACCTGACCATGGCCGAGGGCATCCGGATCGCCGCCAAGGCCTTCACCACCGACCCGTCGCTCCTGTCGTGCTGCGCGTGA
- the merB gene encoding organomercurial lyase MerB, with amino-acid sequence MSDLSMQLPERLSRLGETGLLIPLLRLLADGDPVTVQQLSVAAGRTIDEVRLGLAAMQDTEYDDQGRIVGQGLTLRPTPHRFTVDGEELYTWCALDTLIFPALLDRPARVESVSPASGETIRVTIDPVAGVTGVTPPSAVVSLVNLEQITSIRSAFCNQVHYFASVDDATGWLSEHPGAEVVSVAEAYRIGNELTTSLLDLLQDDTPVADDCPRCC; translated from the coding sequence ATGTCTGACCTCAGCATGCAACTGCCCGAGCGGCTCAGCCGACTGGGAGAGACCGGCCTGCTCATCCCGCTGCTGCGGCTGCTCGCCGACGGTGACCCCGTCACCGTCCAACAGCTGTCCGTGGCTGCGGGCCGCACGATCGACGAGGTACGGCTCGGACTGGCCGCGATGCAGGACACCGAGTACGACGACCAGGGCCGAATCGTCGGCCAGGGCCTCACGCTGCGCCCTACACCGCACCGGTTCACCGTCGACGGTGAGGAGCTCTACACCTGGTGCGCCCTGGACACCCTCATCTTCCCGGCCCTCCTCGATCGCCCAGCGCGCGTGGAGTCCGTCTCCCCGGCCAGCGGAGAGACGATCCGCGTCACCATCGATCCGGTTGCCGGTGTCACCGGCGTCACACCCCCGAGCGCCGTGGTGTCGCTGGTGAACCTGGAGCAGATCACCTCGATCCGCTCGGCCTTCTGCAACCAGGTGCACTATTTCGCCTCCGTCGACGACGCCACCGGGTGGCTCTCTGAGCATCCCGGTGCCGAGGTGGTGTCGGTGGCCGAGGCCTACCGGATCGGCAACGAGCTCACAACGAGCCTGCTCGACCTGCTTCAGGACGACACCCCGGTGGCCGACGACTGTCCCCGCTGCTGTTGA
- a CDS encoding ISL3 family transposase produces MYDATVGGRADLFDHPDLTAFCRLDVLGLEAVGQRLEPDRAVLACRVVEPDQWCRRCGCQGVPRDTVTRELAHEPLGWRPTTLLVTIRRYRCAGCGHVWRQDTTAAAEPRAKISRAGLRWALEGIVVGHLTMSRVAEGLGVAWNTANDAVLAEGKRVLIDDPARFDSVRVLGVDEHVWRHTRKGDKYVTVIIDLTPVRDGTGPARLLDMVEGRSKAVFKTWLADRDQPWRDRVEVVAMDGFTGFKTAAAEEVPDAVAVMDPFHVVRLAGDALDACRRRVQLTIHGHRGFKDDPLYKARRTLHTGADLLPDKQNDRLHALFAAEEHLEVEATWGIYQRMIAAYRHQDRRQGRELMDKLITDLGAGIPQPLVELTTLGRTLAKRAADVLAYFDRPGTSNGPTEALNGRLEHLRGSALGFRNLTNYIARSLLETGGFRPHLHPHL; encoded by the coding sequence ATGTACGACGCTACCGTCGGTGGCCGCGCTGATTTGTTCGACCACCCTGACCTGACTGCCTTCTGCCGTCTGGACGTGCTCGGCCTGGAAGCAGTGGGCCAACGGCTCGAACCCGACCGTGCCGTGCTGGCCTGCCGGGTCGTGGAGCCGGACCAGTGGTGCCGGCGGTGCGGTTGTCAGGGTGTCCCGCGTGACACCGTGACCCGGGAACTGGCCCATGAACCGCTGGGCTGGCGCCCCACGACTCTGCTGGTCACGATCCGCCGGTACCGGTGCGCCGGGTGCGGTCATGTGTGGCGGCAGGACACCACCGCCGCGGCCGAACCACGAGCGAAGATCTCCCGGGCCGGGCTGCGGTGGGCACTCGAAGGGATCGTGGTCGGGCACTTGACGATGTCTCGCGTCGCCGAAGGCCTCGGTGTTGCCTGGAACACCGCGAACGACGCGGTCCTGGCCGAAGGCAAGCGGGTCTTGATCGATGACCCAGCCCGGTTCGACTCGGTGCGTGTCCTCGGCGTAGACGAGCACGTGTGGCGCCACACCCGCAAGGGCGACAAGTACGTGACCGTGATCATCGACCTCACCCCGGTTCGCGACGGCACTGGCCCGGCCCGGCTACTGGACATGGTCGAAGGCCGCTCCAAGGCCGTGTTCAAGACCTGGCTGGCCGACCGCGACCAGCCCTGGCGCGACAGGGTCGAGGTGGTCGCGATGGACGGGTTCACCGGCTTCAAGACCGCCGCCGCCGAGGAGGTCCCCGACGCGGTCGCGGTGATGGACCCCTTCCACGTCGTTCGACTGGCCGGCGACGCCCTGGATGCGTGCCGACGCCGGGTCCAGCTCACGATCCACGGCCACCGAGGATTCAAGGACGACCCGCTCTACAAGGCCCGCCGAACCCTGCACACCGGCGCGGACCTGCTCCCCGACAAGCAGAACGACCGCCTGCACGCGCTCTTCGCGGCAGAGGAACACCTCGAGGTCGAGGCGACCTGGGGGATCTACCAGCGCATGATCGCCGCCTACCGCCACCAGGACCGGCGCCAGGGCCGGGAGTTGATGGACAAACTGATCACAGACCTGGGCGCCGGCATCCCGCAGCCACTGGTCGAGCTCACCACGCTGGGCCGGACCCTGGCCAAGCGCGCCGCCGACGTGCTCGCCTACTTCGACCGGCCCGGCACATCCAACGGGCCCACCGAGGCCCTCAACGGACGCCTGGAACACCTCCGCGGCTCCGCCCTCGGCTTCCGCAACCTCACCAACTACATCGCCCGCAGCCTGCTCGAGACCGGCGGCTTCAGACCCCACCTACACCCTCATCTGTGA
- a CDS encoding cadmium resistance transporter: MTLTSVLQAMGLFAATNIDDIIVLSLFFARGAGQRGTTARILAGQYLGFAGILGAAVLVTIGAGAFLPSAAIPYFGLIPLGLGLWAAWQAWRGDDDDDDDEAKVAGKKVGVWTVAGVTLANGGDNIGVYTPVFLSVEPLAVVAYCIVFLALVAVLVALAKFVATRPPIAEVLERWEHILFPIVLIGLGIVILVSGGAFGL; the protein is encoded by the coding sequence ATGACCCTCACCTCGGTCTTGCAGGCGATGGGCCTGTTCGCAGCGACCAACATCGACGACATCATCGTGCTCTCCCTCTTCTTCGCGCGAGGGGCAGGCCAGCGCGGCACTACCGCCCGCATTCTGGCCGGCCAGTACCTCGGATTCGCCGGCATCCTCGGTGCCGCGGTCCTGGTGACCATCGGTGCCGGAGCATTCCTGCCCTCGGCAGCCATCCCGTACTTCGGTCTCATCCCTCTGGGCCTCGGCCTCTGGGCCGCATGGCAGGCCTGGCGCGGAGACGATGACGACGATGACGATGAGGCCAAGGTTGCCGGCAAGAAGGTCGGCGTGTGGACAGTCGCAGGCGTCACCCTTGCCAACGGCGGCGACAACATCGGCGTCTACACCCCTGTCTTCCTCAGCGTGGAACCTCTCGCAGTAGTCGCCTACTGCATCGTCTTCCTCGCGCTCGTCGCGGTCCTGGTGGCCCTGGCAAAGTTCGTCGCCACCCGCCCCCCGATCGCCGAAGTGCTCGAACGCTGGGAGCACATCCTCTTCCCCATCGTTCTCATCGGCCTCGGCATCGTGATCCTCGTCAGCGGCGGAGCCTTCGGACTCTGA
- the cmtR gene encoding Cd(II)/Pb(II)-sensing metalloregulatory transcriptional regulator CmtR: MLTIASRLDVMNRLGRALADPTRSRIILTLLDHPAYPAELARDLDLTRPNVSNHLACLRDCGIVVSEPEGRRTRYEIADSHLAQALTALVDATLAVDEDAPCIDPACSLPGCDAAGEGA; the protein is encoded by the coding sequence ATGCTGACTATTGCTTCGCGTCTCGACGTGATGAACCGCCTGGGTCGTGCACTGGCCGACCCCACTCGATCCCGGATCATCTTGACCCTGCTCGACCATCCCGCTTACCCAGCGGAACTGGCCCGAGATCTGGACCTGACACGCCCGAACGTGTCCAACCACCTGGCATGCCTGCGCGATTGCGGGATCGTCGTCTCCGAGCCCGAGGGGCGTCGGACACGATATGAGATCGCCGATTCGCACCTGGCGCAGGCGCTGACGGCACTGGTCGATGCCACCCTGGCAGTGGACGAAGACGCCCCGTGCATCGATCCCGCCTGCTCGCTTCCCGGATGCGACGCAGCTGGGGAGGGCGCATGA
- a CDS encoding recombinase family protein: MSPSKVGYARVSTDEQDLTAQRDGLAAFGVDPKRIYVDHGLTGRNADREGLRQALAACRDGDTFVVTKLDRLARSVRDAHQIADDLAAREVKLSIAGSVYDPTDPMGKLLFNVLAMVAEFEADLIRARTREGMKVAKAKGRLRGKSPKLTPRQEAHLVQLHAADEHTVGELAELFSVGRSTVYRALQRAERGRENALQ; encoded by the coding sequence ATGTCCCCCTCGAAGGTCGGCTATGCCCGAGTCTCCACCGACGAGCAGGACCTGACCGCGCAGCGTGACGGACTCGCGGCGTTCGGCGTCGATCCCAAGCGCATCTACGTCGATCACGGGCTCACGGGCCGCAACGCCGACCGTGAGGGCCTGCGGCAGGCGCTGGCTGCCTGTCGGGACGGCGATACGTTCGTGGTCACCAAGCTCGATCGGCTGGCGCGTTCAGTCCGTGATGCCCACCAGATCGCCGACGACCTCGCGGCGCGGGAAGTGAAGCTGAGCATCGCCGGATCGGTGTACGACCCGACCGACCCGATGGGGAAACTGTTGTTCAACGTGTTGGCGATGGTCGCCGAGTTCGAAGCCGACCTCATCCGTGCCCGCACCCGCGAGGGGATGAAGGTCGCCAAGGCCAAGGGCCGGCTGCGCGGGAAGTCACCGAAACTCACCCCCCGGCAAGAAGCTCACCTCGTCCAGCTACATGCTGCCGACGAGCACACCGTGGGCGAGCTGGCCGAGCTGTTCAGCGTGGGCCGCTCCACGGTCTACCGCGCCCTTCAGCGCGCCGAGCGCGGGCGCGAGAACGCCTTGCAGTAG